A part of Dreissena polymorpha isolate Duluth1 chromosome 13, UMN_Dpol_1.0, whole genome shotgun sequence genomic DNA contains:
- the LOC127855052 gene encoding tyrosine-protein kinase CSK-like translates to MLFRFGIEIAKGMEYLAGKGITHRRLAARNILLTFSKEVKIYGFGPQPQETGDGDAESERKERIPIKWMAPECMTSTKDADEKSDVWSYGVVLWELFSMGETPFDNVKSRDLPDRLKKNIRLQKPERCDNVWYGVMTKCWAYQPKERPTFTAVRKELDTMFVASPGDDCYYYKC, encoded by the exons ATGCTCTTCCGCTTCGGAATCGAAATTGCTAAGGGCATGGAGTACCTGGCTGGAAAGGGG ATAACTCACCGTCGCTTGGCGGCACGCAACATCTTGTTGACCTTCTCGAAAGAGGTCAAGATATACGGCTTTGGACCACAACCTCAAGAGACAGGCGACGGAGATGCAGAGAGCGAAAGGAAG GAGAGAATTCCAATCAAGTGGATGGCACCCGAATGCATGACGTCAACGAAAGATGCAGACGAGAAAAGTGACGTGTGGTCTTATGGCGTGGTTCTCTGGGAATTGTTTTCTATGG GCGAAACACCATTCGACAACGTGAAAAGCCGGGATCTGCCAGACAGACTGAAGAAGAATATTCGTCTGCAAAAACCGGAGCGGTGTGATAACGT GTGGTACGGCGTGATGACCAAATGCTGGGCGTACCAGCCGAAGGAGCGGCCTACGTTCACGGCAGTAAGAAAAGAGCTTGATACCATGTTTGTTGCCTCCCCTGGCGATGATTGCTACTATTATAAATGCTAG